A stretch of DNA from Spirochaetaceae bacterium:
ACTCGGCGTGCTGCCAGCGGACCGGCAGTTCCAGGAACCCCTGCTCGGCGATTTCGGTGACGTAGTCGTCGCCGATTTCGAGCTTGCCGAGCGCCCGCTTGATGGCGATCTCCCAGATGGCGGCAGCGCTCACGTAGACGACGTTGTCGGTGTCCTGAACGGCCGCGCGAGCCTCGTCAGGCAACTCGGGCGTGTCGCCGAGCCACCACAGCACGATCTGCGTGTCAAGGAGCAGATTCACCGTGCGCCAAACGCCTCCGCCAGGTCCTCCGGTAGATCGTCGAAATCGGGTGCGATGCGTATCTTGCCGCGCATGGTTCCCGGCCGTCGTTGCGGCGAGGAACTCTGGTAGGAGCGGAGCACGGCAGCCGGCTTGCCCGCCTTGCCGATGATCACTTCCTCGCCGGCCTGCACCCGCGCGATGAGTTCGGACAGCCGCGCCTTCGCCTCGGTAACGGTGTTCACGACCATGACGGATCGTACCACACTCTCCCGGGGCAGGACCAGACCAGACCAGATCAGACCGCCTTGCCGAAGTCACCGGTGGTTGCGGCCGGCGCCCTTGGGTATGCTCCCGGTGATGGCAGTGGCGATCGATGCGAGTTGGTATGAGCGGCCGCCCGGCACGCCGGAGCGGCTGACCGCCGGGGGATTGGTGTGCGCGCTGCGCGGAGGTGCGGTGGTCGTGGCGCTGGTGCGCGAGGGCGACTGGCCGGCCTGGCTCCTTCCCAAGGGCGGCGTGGAGGCCGGCGAGGCGATCGAGGCGGCGGCGCGGCGCGAGATCGCGGAGGAGGCGGGGTTCACCCGGCTCACCCTGCTCGGCAAGATCGGGGTGCTGGAACGCCTCAACTTCGACCGCGTGCAGTGGACCGTGACCCACCTGTTCGCCTACGCCACCGGCGAGCGCGACGCGGTGCCGCTCGACCGCGGCGCCCATCCCCAGCCGCCGCGCTGGTTCCGCATCGACGCGCTGCCGGACATGCTGTGGCCGGACCAGCGGCGGCTGATCGAACGCAGCCACGACCGACTGCGCCGCTGGCTGGCCGGCTCGAACGCCTGAACCGACGGCCGCCGCTCCCAGTGAACGGCACTCCCGGTGTCCGGCGCTCCCGGTGATCGGCGCCGCACCGTGGTGCCGGGCTGCTAATACTTCAGCGACTTGTCCACCACGTTCTCCAGCGGCTCGCCGGCCAGGTAGCGCTGCAGGTTGCGGCGTATCATGGTGCCGACCAGCTCGCCGGTGCGCGCCGAGGTGGGCGACGAGTGCGGGCTGATCAGGATGTTCGGTGCGTCCCACAGTTCGCTGTCGGCGGGCAGCGGCTCGACCGCGGTCACGTCCAGTCCGGCCCCGGCCAGGGCGCCTTCGCGCAGCATGCGCACCAGCGCCGCCTCATCGATGATCCCGCCGCGTGACATGCCCAGCAGGTAGGCGGTCGGCTTGAGCAGGGCCAGCCGCTCGGCGCTCAGCATGCCGCGCGTGGCGTCGGTGATCGGGGTCGCCACCGCCACCACGTCGGCGCGCCGCAGCAGGTCGTCCAGACCGTCGAGCAGGCCCAGCTCCGCCACGTGGTCGGGCCGCGCCACCGGGTGCGCGTCGACGGCGATAACCGGCATCTCGAACGCGTGCGCCCGCACCGCGATCGCGCGTCCGATGTTGCCCAGTCCGATCACGCCCATGGTCAGGCCGGCCAGCCCCACGGTGGGTTGCGGCGCCGGCCGCAGCCACACCTTGTCGCGCTGCGCCTGGCGCAGGTCATCGAAGCGCCGCGCCAGCGCGATCAGCATGCCGAAGGCGTGCTCGGCGATGGTTGCCGCGTGCGCGCCGCGGGTGTTGGTCACCACGATGTCGGTAGCGGCCAGCTCCGGCGGGATCCACTCCACGCCGGCGCTCCCCGACTGCACCCACTTCAGGCGCGGCGCGGCGGCCAGCAGCTCGGCGGTCACGCTGCCCAGCGCCACCTCGGCATCGGCGGCCGCGGCGAGCTTCTGCTCCTCGGTGTCCGGAACGATGAACTCCACCGCCGGCAACTCGCGCCGCAGCGCATCGACGAAGCCGACAATCCACTCATTGGTCACCAGAACCTTCAAACTCATATCTTGGACTCTCCTCAATCGGCGGTCCGCGGGAACACCTCGGACGCTTCGTAAGCATGGCTCGCCGCGACCTGTTCGTTCAACTCGACCCCCAGGCCGGGGCCGTCCGGCGGGATGATGTAGCCGTCCTGCCACCGGATCGGCCGGCTCAGGAGCTCCGCGTAGAACCCGCCGAAGGTCTCGATGCTCTCCTGGATGAGGAAGTTGGGACTGCAGGTGGCCAACTGGATGTTGGCGGCCGCCTCGATCGGACCGGCGTACAGGTGCGGCGCCACGTGCACGTAGTGCGCCTCCGCCATGCCGGCGATCTTCTTCGCCTCCAGGATGCCGCCGACGCGGGCGAGCGCGGGTTGCAGGATCGCGGCCGCCTGCCGGTTCAGCAGCTCGGCGTACTCGTACTTGGTCGCCAGCCGCTCGCCGGTGGCCACCGGGATGCTGGTGCCGCGCGCCACCAGCGCCATCTCGGCGCGGTTCTCCGGCGGCACCGGCTCCTCGAACCACAGCGGATCGAACGGCTCCAGGCGCTTGGCCAAGCGGATCGCCGCGGCGGCGGTCATCTGTCCGTGGGTGCCGATCAGCAGGTCGCAGCGGCGCCCGACCGCCTCGCGCACGTTGCGTACCACCAGCTCCGTGTTGTCCAGCTCGTGCAGGCTGAGCTGGTGCGGGTCGAGCACCGACATGTGGTGGACCGGGTCGAGCTTGACCGCCGTGAAGCCCTGGTCCGCGTACGCCGCGGCCCGCGCGGGCGCCGCCACCGGGTCCATCTGGACCGACGTTGCGCGGCCGGACGGCGGCGCTCCGGCAACCGGGCCCGGGTACAGGTAGGTGTAGGAGCGCAGCCGCTCGTGCACCTTGCCGCCGAGCAGGTTGTAGATCGGCTGCTCCAGCGCCTTGCCGACGATGTCCCAGCAGGCGATCTCGATGCCGCTGAGCACGCCGATCACGGTGAAGTCGGGGTGCTGGTTGTAGCCGCTGGCGTACACGGTGCGCCACAGGCGCTCGATCCGGAACGGGTCCCAGCCGGCGACGTGGCGCTCGAACACGTCCTCGATGAGCCCGGCCACCCGCTGCGGACCGAACGGCACGCCGTACACCTCTCCGTAGCCGGCGATACCGGTGTCGGTGGTCAGCTTCAGGAACACCCAGCAGGGGCCGCCCTTGTGGGGCGGCGGGTTGGCCACCACCCAGGTGGCAAGATCGGTGATTTTCATCGGTGGCACTCCGGGACCCACAGGGTCGTATGCGGCTTATGCGGGGACTGCGCTTTGCACGGTCCGCCCGTGGCATCGTATCATGGACGCAGCCACGATTGCCGAACTACTCGACTGCCGAACGACTCGTTGCCCAAACGAAAGGAGATCACGATGCCAATCGAACCGATTCTCTCGAGCGCCCTGAACACCATCAACCTGGAGGAGATCAAGCGCGAGATGGGGCCGCCGCCGTGGTTCCGCGCCGTGGCGCTGTCCGAGTACGTGATGGGCGCCGTGATCTGCCAGACCGCGGCCGTCATCACCGACAACCACGTGCACGACTACGACGAGTGGTGGCTGGTGCTCGAAGGCGAGATCCACTGGCAGATCGAGGGCCGCGCCGAGCCGGTCCGCGCCCGGGCGGGCGACTTCGTCTTCGTGCCCGCGCTCACCTTCCATCACATCTTCCCGCAGGGCGACACCCCCTCGATCCGGCTCGCGGTGTCGATGCCCGGCCACCCGCACCTGCACACCCGCCCCGAACGCAAGGCCCAGGTCACCATCACCTGACCGGGGCGTCGGCCGGGCGCCGAGGAACGGTTACCGGTCGAGAAATGCCACGGTCTGCCGTACGGCCTCGGCGGTGTTTTCCTCCAAGGTGCGACCGGAGCGCTTGCGCGGCCGGAAACCGTGGTCGCCGTCCGCGATCCAGTGCACGGTGATTGCCGGCGACAGGTCGTAGCCGGCCACCTCGTCGCGGTTGCCCATCGCATCGCGCTCGCCCTGCAGGATCAGGGTGGGGGTTCGCAGCGTCGCCAGGTGCGCGGTGCGCAGCCTGTCAGGCCGCCCGAGAGGGTGAAACGGGTAGGCGTAGCAGATCAGCGCCTGCGCGGCGCACTCGTCGGCCACCAGGCTGGCGATGCGCCCGCCCATGGAGCGTCCGCCGATCGCCACGTCACCGCCGACCGCGGTCCGGACGCGTGCGATCACGTCGCGCCAGGTCTGCTCCAGCACCGGCTGGCGGTCGGGAGCACCGCCCCGGCCGTTTACCCGGCGGCGGTGCATGTACGGGAACTCGAACCGCGCCACCCGCAGCCCGGCGTCGTTGAGTCCGTCGGCGAGCGCGTTCATCGCCGGATGGTCCATCGCCTGGCCGGCGCCATGGGCCAGGATCACGGTATGCCGGGCATCGATCGGCCCGGTGATCAGCGCCTGCATCACAGCCCCGCCGCGTGCGCGCTGTGGAAGGTATCGGCGCCGCCGCGCAGGCCGCCGGCGGCGCGCGCGGCGGCGACCGGGCTGGCGAACGGGCTGAGGCCCTCGGTGACGTAGCGCGAATCGATGGCGCCGACATGGTGGCGGCGCGCGCGCAACTCGTCGATCACCGCGGGGTCGACGCGGCCGTCGACGGCGGTCAGCGGCGTGCTGCAGTCGAGCCGCGGCGCGTCGATGGCGGCCTGCGGGCCGAGCCCGAAGTCGAGCATCTTCACCACCAGGCTGGTAACGCAGTTGGTGATCCGGCGCCCGCCGGAAGCCCCCACCGCCAGCCGTGCCCCCCCGCCGTCGAGCACCAACAGCGGCGACATGTTGTTGAGCGGCAGCCTGCGCGGCGCGACCGAGTTGACGTGGCCGGGCACGGGATCGAACCACATCATGCCGTTGTTGAGCACCACGCCGGTGCCGGGCGCCACCACGCCGGAGCCGAAGCCGGCCATCAGCGTGTTGGTGAGCGACACCGCGTTGCCGTCGCCGTCGAGCACGCACAGGTGGGTGGTGCCGTCCTGGTAGCCGGGCGCGCTGCCGGGTGGACGCCGCGGCGCGCGCCTGCCCTCCTCCCGCCACGGGTCGCCGGCCTTGAAGTGGTGCGGCGCCTTGCGTCCGACCGCCGCCCAGCGGCGCGCGGCGTAGGCGGGCGATGTGAGGCCGCGCCACGGTACGTCGGCGCTTTCCGGGTCAGCCAGAAAGGCGAACCGGTCGGCGTAGGCGAGGCGGGCGGCGCAGATGTAGCGGTGCAGCGCCTCGGCGCTGTTGTGCCCGCAGGCGGCCAGGTCGGCGTTGGCAAGCATCTGCAGGGTCATGGCGCTGGTGATGCCGCCGCTCGCGAACGGAGCCACGCGCACGCGCAGGTCGCGGTAACGCACCTCCAGGGGGCCGTCCCCGGACACGCCCGCCTGCCAATGCAACGGGCGGTAGGTCTCCAGGTCGGCGCGGCTCAGCACGCCGCCGCCGGCGCGCACGGCGTCCACGATGCGGCCCGCCACGCCGCCGCGGTAGAAGCCGGCGGCGCCGCCGCGGGCAATTCCCTCGAGCGTATCGGCCAGTTCCGGCTGGCGGATCTTGGCCGGTTCCGCGCGCACCGGATCGCCGCGCCGGTAGCCGGGGCCGGGAATCTGTATGCCGTGCGGCAGGTCTCCGTTCGGCAGAAACACGCGCCGCAGCTCCGCATGGCGGGTCAGCTTGCCGGCCTGCTGGCCGAACGCCATCAGGTCGTGGAACTCCAGCGCGAAGCCGCCGCGCGCCAGCTCGATGGCGGGGGCGAGCACGTCCTCCAGCGGCAGGCGGCCAAGTTCCCGCTGCGCCGCGGTCAGGCCGGCCACCGCGCCGGGGGTGGCCACCGAACGCGGCCCCTCCAGGTTGGCGTCGTCCTCGACCCCCGGCCAGCCGAACGCGCCGACCGCGGGGGTACCCGTGAGTCGGTACATGCCGGGGGTCACCCCCAGCGGCGCGCGCATCGGGAACCCGAACACGCCGCCGCGCCCGCCCACCTGGTACACCAGGTAGCCGCCGCCGCCGATGCCGCTGCTCCACGGCTCCACCACGCCGACCGCGAACGCCGCCGCCACCGCCGCGTCCACCACGTTGCCGCCGCCGCGCAGCATGTCCAGCGCCGCCTTGGTCGCCAGCCGGTGCTTGGTGGCCACCATCGCCCGCTCGCCGCGCGCCGCCTGCTTGCCACTGCTGAACGCGCTCTCGCGCACGGCCGCCTCGCTCACGACGCGTTTCCGCCCGCAGACGTGTCCAGAGGCGCGGGCGCCAGTGCGCTCTCGAATTGGCCTGTTGCCAGCAGCACGAGCGTGCATGCCTCCAGGTACGGAATGCCGTGCTCGTCGAGCGCCCGCTCCAACTGCTCCGACTCGGTGCCGGGGTTGAGGATGACCCGCCGCGGGCGGGCGGCGACGATGCCGTCGATCAACGGGACGACGTGGCGCGGCCCGACGTACACGGTGAGGGTGTGCACCCGGCGCTGCAGCGCGCCCAGGCCGGGCACCACGGGCAATCCCTCTATTTCCTCGTGCGCAGGGTTGATCGGCACCACGCCGTAGCCGTGCTGCTGCAGGGCACGCACGGCGCGGTTGGCGTAGCGCTGCCGGTTGCGGCTGGCCCCGAGAACGGCGACCTGGTGATTGCTGGCTGCCATGACTGCTTCCTATGCCTGGTCCGGAAAAGCCGGCCGGCGGGCGATGCCTGAGCATCGGATTTCATCGTCTCCAAGTCACGGAGTGACCGTTCAGACTCGTTCTCAATTGTACGCCGCCGGCCCCGCCCTGACCATGCCGACTGCGGTGTGAGCGTAACGAGCGTTTTCGTCCATGCTGCACCGTTGCACCGGTTCGGTCTCAGTGTACGGAGAGCAGGCTCCCGTGACCCGGGGCACGTCGCAGTGGACGATGGGGTGATCCGCATGGGGAGCCGCCTGCCGAGCCGTCAGCCGAAGTACTCGTTCCCGCGGCGGTCGGCCACCCGAGGATAGCGGATCAGGAAGCGGGTGATCTCGGCGAGCAGCTCTTGCTGCCGGGCGCGGTAGGCGGGATCGTCGTAACGGTTCGTCGCTTCCTCCGGGTCGTCGGCCAGGTCGTACAGTTCACACCTGTCATCGGCGTAGAAGTTCAGCTTCAGGCGCTCGGTGCGCGCCATCTGACCCTCCAG
This window harbors:
- a CDS encoding D-2-hydroxyacid dehydrogenase, giving the protein MSLKVLVTNEWIVGFVDALRRELPAVEFIVPDTEEQKLAAAADAEVALGSVTAELLAAAPRLKWVQSGSAGVEWIPPELAATDIVVTNTRGAHAATIAEHAFGMLIALARRFDDLRQAQRDKVWLRPAPQPTVGLAGLTMGVIGLGNIGRAIAVRAHAFEMPVIAVDAHPVARPDHVAELGLLDGLDDLLRRADVVAVATPITDATRGMLSAERLALLKPTAYLLGMSRGGIIDEAALVRMLREGALAGAGLDVTAVEPLPADSELWDAPNILISPHSSPTSARTGELVGTMIRRNLQRYLAGEPLENVVDKSLKY
- a CDS encoding mandelate racemase/muconate lactonizing enzyme family protein, which encodes MKITDLATWVVANPPPHKGGPCWVFLKLTTDTGIAGYGEVYGVPFGPQRVAGLIEDVFERHVAGWDPFRIERLWRTVYASGYNQHPDFTVIGVLSGIEIACWDIVGKALEQPIYNLLGGKVHERLRSYTYLYPGPVAGAPPSGRATSVQMDPVAAPARAAAYADQGFTAVKLDPVHHMSVLDPHQLSLHELDNTELVVRNVREAVGRRCDLLIGTHGQMTAAAAIRLAKRLEPFDPLWFEEPVPPENRAEMALVARGTSIPVATGERLATKYEYAELLNRQAAAILQPALARVGGILEAKKIAGMAEAHYVHVAPHLYAGPIEAAANIQLATCSPNFLIQESIETFGGFYAELLSRPIRWQDGYIIPPDGPGLGVELNEQVAASHAYEASEVFPRTAD
- a CDS encoding NUDIX hydrolase yields the protein MAVAIDASWYERPPGTPERLTAGGLVCALRGGAVVVALVREGDWPAWLLPKGGVEAGEAIEAAARREIAEEAGFTRLTLLGKIGVLERLNFDRVQWTVTHLFAYATGERDAVPLDRGAHPQPPRWFRIDALPDMLWPDQRRLIERSHDRLRRWLAGSNA
- a CDS encoding type II toxin-antitoxin system prevent-host-death family antitoxin, with product MVVNTVTEAKARLSELIARVQAGEEVIIGKAGKPAAVLRSYQSSSPQRRPGTMRGKIRIAPDFDDLPEDLAEAFGAR
- a CDS encoding dienelactone hydrolase family protein, whose protein sequence is MQALITGPIDARHTVILAHGAGQAMDHPAMNALADGLNDAGLRVARFEFPYMHRRRVNGRGGAPDRQPVLEQTWRDVIARVRTAVGGDVAIGGRSMGGRIASLVADECAAQALICYAYPFHPLGRPDRLRTAHLATLRTPTLILQGERDAMGNRDEVAGYDLSPAITVHWIADGDHGFRPRKRSGRTLEENTAEAVRQTVAFLDR
- a CDS encoding type II toxin-antitoxin system VapC family toxin; the protein is MNLLLDTQIVLWWLGDTPELPDEARAAVQDTDNVVYVSAAAIWEIAIKRALGKLEIGDDYVTEIAEQGFLELPVRWQHAELVEALPMLHRDPFDRLLIAQAQTLGLTLVTTDAMIHEYAVNVLPARA
- a CDS encoding gamma-glutamyltransferase; translated protein: MSEAAVRESAFSSGKQAARGERAMVATKHRLATKAALDMLRGGGNVVDAAVAAAFAVGVVEPWSSGIGGGGYLVYQVGGRGGVFGFPMRAPLGVTPGMYRLTGTPAVGAFGWPGVEDDANLEGPRSVATPGAVAGLTAAQRELGRLPLEDVLAPAIELARGGFALEFHDLMAFGQQAGKLTRHAELRRVFLPNGDLPHGIQIPGPGYRRGDPVRAEPAKIRQPELADTLEGIARGGAAGFYRGGVAGRIVDAVRAGGGVLSRADLETYRPLHWQAGVSGDGPLEVRYRDLRVRVAPFASGGITSAMTLQMLANADLAACGHNSAEALHRYICAARLAYADRFAFLADPESADVPWRGLTSPAYAARRWAAVGRKAPHHFKAGDPWREEGRRAPRRPPGSAPGYQDGTTHLCVLDGDGNAVSLTNTLMAGFGSGVVAPGTGVVLNNGMMWFDPVPGHVNSVAPRRLPLNNMSPLLVLDGGGARLAVGASGGRRITNCVTSLVVKMLDFGLGPQAAIDAPRLDCSTPLTAVDGRVDPAVIDELRARRHHVGAIDSRYVTEGLSPFASPVAAARAAGGLRGGADTFHSAHAAGL
- a CDS encoding CoA-binding protein — translated: MAASNHQVAVLGASRNRQRYANRAVRALQQHGYGVVPINPAHEEIEGLPVVPGLGALQRRVHTLTVYVGPRHVVPLIDGIVAARPRRVILNPGTESEQLERALDEHGIPYLEACTLVLLATGQFESALAPAPLDTSAGGNAS
- a CDS encoding cupin domain-containing protein, translated to MPIEPILSSALNTINLEEIKREMGPPPWFRAVALSEYVMGAVICQTAAVITDNHVHDYDEWWLVLEGEIHWQIEGRAEPVRARAGDFVFVPALTFHHIFPQGDTPSIRLAVSMPGHPHLHTRPERKAQVTIT